AGGCACGCCAGATCTGCGTGCCGCCCTGCCCATCTACAGGGAAATCACTGAAGACAACCAGCGGCTGGGTCGGCAGGCGGTCGGTGTCCTGCGGACGCAAATGCCAGTGGACGCAGTCGACGAAGACCGGAATGGCCTCAGTGTTTCGCTCGAAGGCGTATTTCCAGTAGCGGTCGTCCTTGTCAACCGGGTCGGTGATCCAGCGGTTCATGCCATAACTGCCCCAGAAATGGCCCTTGGAGATGAAGTCGCGTGAGCCGGGGTCGGAGGCCTCGCGGGGCCGCCCCCACGCATGATGGATGCCGCCGCGCATCTCCGTGCTCTGGTAATCGACCGAGGGTCTGCTCGCCGAGGGACACGTGCGGATCTTGTCTACGTCCCTGTAGTACGACCGGAGCATCTCCATCCAGTCGCCTGGCACGGTCTGCACGTCGCCGCCAAGTGGATAGGACTCCTTCCACAGGACGCCGTCGAAATCGGTGGCGTACTGGGCGGTGGCCAGTCCCCATTGCTTGAGATTGTGCAGGCAGACCACGGCTCGCGCCTGCTCTCTGGCCCGTTGCAGGGCCGGCATGAGAATCGCAATCAGCAGCGCGATGATCGCGACCACGACCAGCAGTTCGATCAAGGTGAAGCCGCGTTTCCTGGCAACATCCATGAACCATGCCCCCACAGGCGGAAGTGCCTTCAGCGTATACGTTAACGCTGATGAGGGGGTTTGGTCAAGATCGGCGTGGACGAATCGACGGATCGATTGTGCGAGTACCTGGCGGCGGCTTATCCGACCGGCGCCTCGACGGGCTGCGTATTGTGGACCGCCCGGACGGGTTCGTCGCACCGCGAGTAGGCGTTGATCCGAAACAGCTCTTCCATCGCGGTGATGCCTGCCGCGACCTTGGCCAATCCGTCCTGGGCCATCGACCGCACGCCCTTGGCTCGCAGGCTTTCACTC
Above is a window of Anaerobaca lacustris DNA encoding:
- a CDS encoding type II secretion system protein; translated protein: MDVARKRGFTLIELLVVVAIIALLIAILMPALQRAREQARAVVCLHNLKQWGLATAQYATDFDGVLWKESYPLGGDVQTVPGDWMEMLRSYYRDVDKIRTCPSASRPSVDYQSTEMRGGIHHAWGRPREASDPGSRDFISKGHFWGSYGMNRWITDPVDKDDRYWKYAFERNTEAIPVFVDCVHWHLRPQDTDRLPTQPLVVFSDFPVDGQGGTQIWRAFLERHNHATQACFLDGSARKVPLWTLWNQRWHRQFRRQPYSRSDFPFLR